The following proteins are co-located in the Chryseobacterium daecheongense genome:
- a CDS encoding PIN domain-containing protein, protein MKKNNNEDVPQKIDDKSTQTESVENEVEKVSDFINSLIFIDTNVFLDFYRIRNSDVSIKLLDEILKHKDSIIITTQIEMEFKKNRQIVFGQTYTELIKTRNFSLSLPHILTVEEEVKDFNETKKKLNDYQSKLEDKFAAILTNPLEHDQVYKKLEEIFVHKSEFNLNRDNIANTVIAEAARKRFDLGYPPRKDSDNSIGDAINWEWIIQCAKTSGKSVIIITRDSDYGYIFKQEPHLNDWLAQEFKDRVNSENSIFLTNKLTKAFEIVKIEVTKEMVEEEQKIISNNDEWQYQSVRDRESSWQTSKRLGEEIYGSQNNLFKTWESLGTVQKPNMAQFLSPSWKTVMEASQPQSYMRMLNNINSWNDQSKKWPFNPTNLGL, encoded by the coding sequence ATGAAAAAAAATAATAATGAGGATGTACCTCAAAAAATAGATGACAAATCAACTCAGACAGAAAGTGTAGAAAATGAAGTGGAAAAAGTTTCTGATTTTATTAACTCCCTTATATTTATAGATACAAATGTTTTTCTAGATTTTTATAGGATTAGAAATTCTGATGTTTCAATAAAATTATTAGATGAAATACTGAAACACAAAGACTCTATAATTATTACAACTCAAATAGAAATGGAGTTTAAAAAAAACAGACAAATTGTTTTTGGACAAACTTATACTGAACTAATTAAAACTAGAAATTTTTCATTGAGCTTGCCACATATCTTAACAGTTGAAGAAGAAGTTAAGGATTTTAATGAGACAAAAAAAAAATTAAACGATTACCAATCAAAGCTGGAGGACAAATTTGCAGCAATTTTGACAAATCCTTTGGAGCATGACCAAGTTTATAAAAAACTTGAAGAGATATTTGTTCATAAATCAGAATTTAATCTTAACCGCGATAATATAGCAAATACTGTTATAGCTGAAGCTGCCAGAAAACGATTTGATTTAGGATATCCCCCAAGAAAAGATAGCGATAACTCAATCGGTGATGCTATTAATTGGGAGTGGATAATACAGTGTGCTAAGACCTCGGGAAAATCTGTAATTATTATAACAAGAGATTCTGATTATGGATATATATTCAAACAGGAGCCACATTTAAATGACTGGTTGGCACAAGAGTTCAAAGATAGAGTTAACTCAGAAAATTCAATATTTTTAACTAATAAATTAACAAAAGCTTTTGAAATAGTCAAGATTGAAGTAACAAAAGAGATGGTCGAAGAAGAACAAAAAATCATTTCAAATAATGACGAATGGCAGTATCAAAGTGTAAGAGATAGGGAGTCTTCTTGGCAAACAAGCAAAAGATTAGGTGAGGAAATATACGGTTCTCAGAACAATCTTTTCAAAACTTGGGAATCTTTGGGAACAGTTCAAAAACCAAATATGGCTCAATTCCTTTCACCATCTTGGAAGACTGTGATGGAAGCTTCTCAACCGCAATCTTACATGAGGATGCTTAATAATATTAATTCATGGAATGATCAAAGTAAAAAGTGGCCATTTAATCCTACAAATTTGGGATTGTAG
- a CDS encoding SIR2 family protein, translating to MQKTPNLERLLELISREDVILFAGAGLSKYAGYPMGAQLQSIFYNSLSASAREYIEPTRSLADLTDDIFHLYQSNNQVIKILKDNYTKLPVSTFVHDIISSIPHFKTIITTNYDGLFEGAYKENGEVLYNNSHISLADPKKTHIYKIHGHLADSNSIIIRKTDYTNFFNPNSQNSIFWNAVKDKMASNCILFIGYSLEDANIDFIFTDILKQLGDNKKEVFFIAPSLTQPKKNKLSSYGINFIEGTGEELFPLIFEHINENILLDLKSNKVSTDSTYKFTKKLGYNVTVGTNTASNFFIEKIEKVDGVLKQKIHFTTKNNKDFISKLKSFMEGNTTEKSFRIPKTELSDFVMHVDNFKLQDLSNMEFLYIMKLPSYEGKIDIIFEDGMSVIDFNVKVYKDIIEEKVVLSFETDVAKGSIAFMPRAKGANINYESEIVEVIKNPRVLLEYYKAFAKIIEGVRFSFLVNGKSVFTKKLIANKIPEDLKFYINYLEKLCKVETLHMIRFKDISRNDINENNYHTLESIIAKAENTFVELPLPPLRAVLDESFDKGFLNINKEEHIMFFGANTEVKVNVHDKEFNLGYMRSYVFDPFISNMEEIKNKKAKEIFITNKSGKRKVGFYDVYEIPRDN from the coding sequence ATGCAGAAAACACCAAATTTAGAGAGGTTATTGGAATTAATTAGCAGAGAAGATGTGATTCTTTTTGCTGGAGCAGGTTTATCAAAATATGCCGGATATCCTATGGGAGCTCAACTTCAAAGTATTTTTTACAATAGTTTATCAGCTAGTGCAAGAGAATATATTGAACCGACACGTTCATTAGCAGATTTGACTGATGATATTTTTCACTTATATCAAAGCAATAATCAAGTTATAAAAATATTGAAAGATAATTATACAAAGCTGCCAGTGTCTACTTTTGTCCACGATATAATTTCATCAATTCCTCATTTTAAGACAATTATAACAACAAATTACGACGGACTTTTTGAAGGTGCTTACAAGGAAAATGGTGAAGTCTTATATAATAATAGTCATATTAGTTTAGCTGATCCTAAAAAAACACATATATATAAAATTCATGGACACTTAGCTGACAGTAATTCAATAATCATTAGAAAAACAGATTATACGAATTTCTTTAACCCTAATAGTCAAAATTCCATTTTTTGGAATGCGGTAAAAGATAAAATGGCATCAAACTGTATCCTATTTATAGGTTACTCTTTAGAAGATGCCAATATCGATTTTATTTTTACTGATATTTTAAAACAACTTGGTGACAATAAAAAAGAGGTATTTTTTATTGCTCCTTCGTTAACACAACCTAAAAAAAATAAGCTAAGTAGCTACGGTATAAATTTTATTGAGGGAACTGGAGAAGAATTATTTCCTTTAATTTTTGAACATATAAATGAGAATATACTTTTAGACCTAAAAAGTAATAAAGTTTCAACTGATAGTACATACAAATTTACTAAAAAGCTAGGATATAATGTAACAGTAGGCACCAATACGGCCTCGAATTTTTTTATTGAAAAAATAGAAAAAGTTGATGGTGTCTTAAAACAGAAAATACATTTTACAACTAAAAATAACAAAGACTTTATTAGTAAATTAAAAAGTTTTATGGAAGGGAATACCACAGAAAAAAGTTTCAGAATTCCTAAAACTGAATTATCTGATTTTGTCATGCATGTAGATAATTTCAAACTTCAAGATTTATCAAACATGGAATTTTTATACATTATGAAACTTCCTTCGTATGAAGGTAAAATTGATATTATTTTTGAAGATGGCATGTCTGTAATAGATTTTAATGTAAAAGTATATAAAGATATAATAGAAGAGAAAGTTGTATTGTCCTTTGAAACAGATGTAGCCAAAGGGTCTATTGCATTTATGCCAAGAGCTAAGGGAGCTAATATAAATTATGAATCTGAAATAGTTGAAGTTATTAAAAATCCAAGAGTACTTTTGGAATATTATAAAGCTTTTGCTAAAATTATTGAAGGAGTTCGCTTTTCATTTTTGGTAAACGGAAAATCTGTGTTTACAAAAAAACTCATCGCAAATAAAATCCCAGAAGATTTAAAGTTCTATATTAACTATCTTGAAAAGTTATGCAAAGTTGAAACTTTGCACATGATAAGATTTAAGGACATAAGTAGAAACGACATTAACGAAAATAACTATCACACACTTGAATCTATAATAGCGAAGGCGGAAAATACTTTTGTTGAATTGCCACTACCACCACTAAGGGCTGTTCTTGATGAAAGTTTTGATAAAGGATTTTTAAATATTAATAAAGAAGAGCATATAATGTTTTTTGGAGCAAATACTGAAGTAAAAGTAAATGTGCATGATAAAGAATTTAATTTAGGTTATATGAGATCATATGTTTTTGATCCTTTTATATCAAACATGGAAGAAATCAAAAATAAAAAAGCAAAAGAAATTTTTATTACTAATAAATCAGGTAAGAGAAAAGTGGGATTCTATGATGTTTACGAAATTCCCAGAGATAATTGA
- the holA gene encoding DNA polymerase III subunit delta, with translation MKELDLILKNIKNKEVLPIYFFHGDEPYFIDVAVKALEHDFLEEDEKAFNQTVSYGKDTTYQEVLSLARQFPMMGDKQVIIVKEAQDLRLNEEESRILEAYVENPVPSTVLVFAHKHKKLDSRKKVTKALDKAKALFLSESIRENNLPKWIADECIKLNIKTAPNISHLLAEYLGNDLSRIANELGKLKIILKEGEVLDGTIVENHIGISKEFNVFELQKALGTKNSNAAFKIAHFMGKNPKNNPFVMMLASLYNYFSNVIIYQTMAGQPPQVIASQMGINPYFIKDYAETARLYPLKHATRVISILREFDMKGKGLGAVNMSEAELIKELVYKIINVDKFKMKV, from the coding sequence ATGAAAGAATTAGATTTAATCCTCAAAAATATTAAAAATAAAGAAGTTTTACCGATTTATTTTTTCCACGGAGATGAACCTTATTTTATTGATGTTGCCGTAAAGGCTCTTGAACACGACTTTCTGGAAGAGGATGAAAAAGCTTTCAACCAGACCGTGAGCTATGGGAAAGATACTACCTATCAGGAAGTTCTTTCGCTGGCAAGACAATTTCCTATGATGGGGGACAAGCAGGTGATCATTGTAAAAGAAGCGCAGGATCTCAGGCTGAATGAAGAGGAAAGCAGAATCCTGGAAGCTTATGTTGAAAACCCTGTACCTTCCACCGTTCTTGTTTTTGCCCACAAGCATAAAAAGCTGGACAGCCGGAAAAAAGTAACAAAAGCATTGGACAAGGCAAAGGCTCTTTTCCTGAGCGAATCGATCCGGGAGAATAATCTTCCTAAATGGATTGCTGATGAATGCATCAAACTGAACATTAAGACAGCACCTAATATTTCCCATCTTTTAGCGGAATATCTTGGAAATGATCTTTCACGGATCGCCAATGAGCTTGGAAAATTAAAGATCATTCTAAAGGAAGGAGAAGTTCTGGACGGAACGATCGTTGAAAACCACATCGGGATCAGTAAAGAATTCAATGTTTTTGAACTTCAGAAGGCTTTAGGAACAAAGAATTCCAATGCAGCATTTAAAATTGCCCATTTTATGGGAAAGAATCCCAAGAATAATCCTTTTGTGATGATGCTGGCCAGTTTGTACAATTACTTTTCAAATGTAATTATTTACCAGACGATGGCAGGGCAGCCACCACAGGTTATCGCCTCTCAGATGGGAATTAACCCGTATTTTATCAAAGATTATGCGGAGACAGCCAGGCTATATCCTCTGAAACATGCCACAAGGGTCATTTCTATTTTAAGGGAATTCGATATGAAAGGAAAGGGGCTTGGTGCCGTGAATATGAGCGAAGCAGAATTGATCAAGGAACTGGTATATAAGATTATTAATGTGGATAAGTTTAAGATGAAGGTGTAG
- a CDS encoding dienelactone hydrolase family protein: MIRSILLTILFMTSGALFSQNLKPVSYQDGSQKLNGLVTSNAGKKLPGVLILPAWKGIDDEAKTAAVELEKQGYIAFIADIYGEGNIPADNDAAGKAAGHYKQNYTEYQKRISLALEQLKKSGASTGKVAVIGYCFGGTGALEVARANMPVAGVVSIHGSIGKDQTRKNGPISTKMLIENPADDKGVTQQDYDNLVKEMNDGAADWQIITYAHSKHTFTDPKSPDYNEVMAKRAWNHTLMFLKEILK, from the coding sequence ATGATACGTTCCATCTTATTAACCATCCTTTTTATGACATCGGGAGCATTATTCAGTCAAAACTTAAAACCCGTTTCTTATCAGGACGGCTCACAGAAGCTCAATGGCCTTGTAACATCCAATGCCGGAAAAAAGCTTCCGGGAGTACTGATTTTACCCGCCTGGAAAGGAATTGATGACGAAGCCAAAACAGCTGCTGTAGAGCTTGAAAAACAAGGTTATATTGCGTTTATTGCTGATATTTATGGTGAAGGGAATATTCCTGCCGATAATGACGCAGCCGGAAAAGCAGCGGGACATTACAAACAAAATTATACGGAATATCAAAAACGGATTTCATTGGCGTTAGAACAGCTTAAAAAGAGCGGTGCATCCACTGGGAAAGTAGCTGTGATCGGCTATTGTTTCGGTGGAACCGGCGCTTTGGAAGTTGCCAGGGCCAATATGCCTGTAGCCGGTGTTGTATCGATTCATGGAAGCATTGGTAAGGACCAGACAAGAAAGAACGGTCCGATCTCAACGAAAATGCTGATTGAAAATCCGGCAGACGATAAAGGAGTTACCCAACAGGATTATGATAACCTGGTGAAAGAAATGAACGACGGGGCTGCTGACTGGCAGATCATCACCTATGCTCATTCAAAGCATACGTTTACTGATCCAAAATCTCCTGATTACAATGAAGTGATGGCTAAGAGAGCATGGAACCATACCCTGATGTTTTTGAAAGAAATTCTGAAGTAA
- a CDS encoding BspA family leucine-rich repeat surface protein, which translates to MMFKKQLIIIFFLSFFISYAQNEFTTLWKPNANGIIDHSIKFGGTGTDYTIYWEEVGYPQHNGIMNSVTSNSNNPITINFGPSLHTDPLQATYEVKVSGGNGLFYGFRANTGIMPPEGNQELIEVSQWGNTTWLQQFESAFANCPSLNVTAADTPDLTHINNLSQMFLNCSSLTGHTSFSYWNPYNITDMSGMFSGATLFNQNIGNWDTAKVTNFSGMFSSASSFNQDISSWNTMSGTDFSSMFSDATSFNQPLNSWNTENATNFRYTFYNAKAFNQLLNNWNTGKVKDFEHMFENAVSFNQPIGNWDVSKVDYIAGFNMFSGASHFDQDISSWNIKLQNFSWNAIYFGFKNAGLSCTNYSKFLIALNNNPTWANSTITSGTIDATGLVYSTPQAMLARAQLINKGFNIIGDSYIAGCFLSTREVSPKTKTSAYPNPTTGVINVESSSDENVHLYDINGNLIKNIIFRKGKNTIDLTEYPSGDYFLKGDTILNKIIKQ; encoded by the coding sequence ATGATGTTTAAAAAACAACTGATAATCATTTTTTTTCTTTCTTTTTTCATTTCCTACGCGCAGAATGAATTTACTACGCTCTGGAAACCAAATGCAAATGGCATTATTGATCATTCAATAAAGTTTGGCGGCACAGGAACCGATTATACCATTTATTGGGAAGAAGTAGGATATCCTCAGCATAACGGAATCATGAATTCTGTCACTTCTAACAGTAACAATCCTATAACCATAAATTTCGGACCTTCATTACATACAGATCCTTTGCAGGCTACCTACGAAGTGAAAGTATCCGGCGGTAACGGATTATTTTATGGGTTCAGGGCCAATACCGGCATTATGCCTCCTGAGGGAAATCAGGAGCTCATAGAAGTAAGTCAGTGGGGAAATACTACATGGCTTCAACAATTCGAAAGTGCATTCGCCAACTGTCCCAGTCTTAATGTAACGGCAGCAGATACTCCTGACCTTACACATATAAACAATTTGTCACAAATGTTTCTAAACTGTTCATCTTTGACAGGGCACACTTCATTTTCTTATTGGAATCCATACAATATTACGGATATGAGCGGTATGTTCAGCGGAGCTACTCTGTTTAATCAGAATATTGGAAACTGGGATACAGCAAAAGTAACCAATTTTAGTGGCATGTTTTCTTCTGCTTCTTCTTTCAATCAAGATATTTCTTCCTGGAATACAATGTCCGGAACTGACTTCTCTTCTATGTTTTCGGATGCTACTTCTTTTAATCAGCCATTAAATTCATGGAATACGGAAAATGCTACTAATTTCCGTTATACATTCTATAATGCGAAAGCATTTAATCAGCTTCTTAATAACTGGAATACAGGTAAAGTAAAAGATTTTGAGCATATGTTTGAAAATGCAGTATCATTCAATCAGCCCATTGGAAATTGGGATGTAAGTAAGGTTGATTATATTGCCGGATTTAATATGTTTTCGGGTGCTTCCCATTTTGACCAGGATATTTCTTCGTGGAATATCAAGCTTCAAAACTTCAGCTGGAATGCAATCTATTTCGGATTTAAAAATGCCGGCTTATCATGTACAAATTACAGCAAGTTTCTTATTGCTCTGAATAATAATCCTACATGGGCGAACTCAACAATAACATCCGGAACTATAGATGCAACAGGACTTGTTTATTCTACACCGCAGGCTATGCTGGCCAGAGCTCAGCTGATCAATAAAGGCTTTAATATTATCGGAGATTCCTATATTGCCGGTTGTTTTCTATCAACAAGAGAAGTTTCACCAAAAACTAAAACCTCCGCTTATCCTAATCCAACAACAGGAGTGATTAATGTGGAATCCTCATCAGACGAAAATGTTCATTTATATGATATCAACGGTAATCTTATTAAAAATATAATCTTTAGAAAGGGGAAAAACACGATCGATCTTACTGAATATCCGTCGGGAGACTATTTCTTAAAAGGTGATACGATTCTAAATAAGATAATCAAACAATAG
- a CDS encoding cupin domain-containing protein, giving the protein MKKYKIQKSPFIVPTTDGKLIEEHWGNSTNNSDISIAHMVAPPGWSEPHQTPQFDEFTIIVSGKKQFEIDGETVILEKGQSILVEKGARVRYSNPFTEPCEYIAICLPAFSMELVNREE; this is encoded by the coding sequence ATGAAAAAATACAAAATTCAGAAATCCCCTTTTATCGTTCCCACTACAGATGGGAAACTCATTGAGGAACATTGGGGAAATTCTACGAACAATTCAGATATATCAATTGCTCATATGGTAGCACCTCCCGGTTGGAGCGAACCTCACCAGACTCCTCAGTTTGATGAATTTACCATTATTGTTTCCGGAAAAAAGCAGTTTGAAATTGACGGTGAAACGGTCATCCTTGAAAAGGGGCAAAGCATTCTTGTGGAAAAGGGAGCCAGAGTACGTTACAGTAATCCTTTTACTGAGCCCTGTGAATACATTGCGATCTGTCTTCCTGCCTTTTCCATGGAACTGGTGAACAGGGAAGAGTAG
- a CDS encoding type I restriction enzyme HsdR N-terminal domain-containing protein produces the protein MELPKLNFQETFDFKFKKDKDKFFIYDLVRKTYLLLTPEEWVRQHWIHYYLTVKSYSVSALVTEKKIVLNGLTKRVDLLITEKAKPIVLVECKAPHIKLTEKTFEQTARYNSIIGAKEIVLTNGLQHINAYFENEQYQFYKADH, from the coding sequence ATGGAACTTCCAAAACTGAATTTTCAGGAAACTTTTGATTTTAAATTCAAGAAAGACAAAGATAAGTTTTTTATTTATGACTTGGTTCGTAAAACTTACCTTTTGCTTACCCCTGAAGAATGGGTAAGACAACATTGGATACATTATTATCTTACTGTAAAATCCTACTCCGTATCTGCTTTGGTTACGGAAAAAAAGATCGTTTTAAACGGTCTCACAAAAAGAGTTGACCTGCTGATCACAGAAAAAGCCAAGCCTATTGTTTTGGTGGAATGCAAAGCTCCCCATATTAAACTGACGGAAAAAACTTTTGAACAAACGGCAAGATATAATTCGATCATCGGAGCTAAAGAAATTGTCCTTACCAACGGCCTTCAGCATATCAATGCTTATTTTGAGAATGAGCAGTATCAGTTTTATAAAGCGGATCATTAA
- the trxB gene encoding thioredoxin-disulfide reductase: MEQNILDCVIVGSGPSGFTAAIYAARADLKPELFTGLEPGGQLTTTTEVDNFPGYPAGITGPEMMMDLQKQAERFDTKVHYEMITKAEFSKEVGGVHKLYAGNKEILARTVIISTGATAKYLGLDDEKKYNGGGVSACATCDGFFYRGKDVVVVGAGDTAAEEATYLAKLVNKVTMLVRKDEFRASKAMVHRVQNTPNIEVKFHHELIGIEGENNLVERAVVINNQTQEKSTVDVHGIFIAIGHKPNTDIFAGQIDLDENGYIQTEKGSTRTNLPGVFAAGDVQDHIYRQAITAAGSGCMAAMDAEKYLAELH, encoded by the coding sequence ATGGAGCAAAACATTTTAGATTGTGTAATAGTTGGATCAGGGCCATCTGGGTTCACAGCGGCAATTTATGCAGCAAGAGCAGATCTTAAACCTGAATTGTTCACAGGTTTGGAACCGGGCGGACAATTAACAACAACAACGGAGGTTGATAACTTTCCCGGATATCCTGCAGGTATTACAGGTCCTGAAATGATGATGGATTTGCAGAAACAGGCAGAAAGATTTGACACCAAAGTTCATTATGAAATGATCACAAAGGCTGAATTTTCTAAGGAAGTGGGTGGTGTTCATAAATTGTATGCGGGAAACAAAGAAATCCTGGCAAGAACAGTAATTATCTCTACAGGAGCTACTGCAAAATATCTGGGGCTGGATGATGAGAAAAAATATAATGGAGGAGGAGTATCTGCCTGTGCAACCTGTGATGGATTTTTCTACAGAGGAAAAGACGTAGTGGTAGTAGGAGCGGGTGATACAGCTGCTGAGGAAGCTACTTATCTGGCAAAATTGGTGAATAAAGTAACCATGTTGGTAAGAAAGGATGAGTTCAGAGCTTCAAAAGCAATGGTTCACAGAGTTCAGAATACACCGAATATTGAAGTGAAGTTTCATCATGAATTAATCGGGATCGAAGGGGAGAATAACCTGGTAGAAAGAGCTGTGGTGATCAATAACCAGACTCAGGAAAAATCTACCGTGGATGTGCACGGGATCTTTATTGCCATCGGTCACAAACCTAATACAGATATTTTTGCCGGACAAATTGATCTGGATGAAAACGGGTATATTCAAACGGAGAAAGGATCAACAAGAACCAATCTTCCTGGTGTTTTTGCAGCAGGAGATGTTCAGGATCATATCTACAGACAAGCCATTACAGCTGCGGGAAGCGGATGTATGGCAGCCATGGATGCTGAAAAGTATCTTGCTGAACTGCATTAA
- a CDS encoding SMI1/KNR4 family protein codes for MKSKLEKVKQNLQKLIELNPKGNFKIGRCLTLKEIELFEINHKIKLPEEYIDFVTNVGCFGFGPNEGLLPLNQYNDLRHRILENDLQKEFPFTEKKEDDELNHFEYDSLLNGVILISDCGCGDFEILIVNGEEYGNVWGDYRVSCNGMMPLTNIKNEKLSFLDWYNQFLEKQIDYYKKNDPKKIENILTEKETNRRLIKPKHSFSLMNFFSKIFK; via the coding sequence ATGAAATCAAAATTAGAAAAAGTTAAACAAAATCTTCAAAAATTAATTGAACTAAACCCTAAAGGTAATTTCAAAATTGGAAGATGTTTAACTTTAAAAGAAATAGAACTTTTCGAAATCAACCATAAAATTAAGCTGCCAGAAGAATATATTGATTTTGTAACAAATGTAGGTTGTTTTGGTTTTGGGCCTAATGAAGGACTTCTTCCTTTAAATCAATATAATGATTTACGTCACCGTATTTTAGAAAATGATTTACAAAAAGAATTTCCATTTACAGAAAAAAAAGAAGATGATGAACTAAACCATTTTGAATATGATTCTTTGTTAAATGGAGTTATATTGATTTCTGATTGCGGATGTGGAGATTTTGAAATATTGATTGTTAATGGAGAAGAATATGGGAATGTTTGGGGTGATTATCGAGTATCATGTAATGGAATGATGCCGCTAACAAATATAAAAAATGAAAAATTATCTTTTTTAGATTGGTATAACCAATTTTTAGAGAAACAAATAGATTATTATAAAAAAAATGACCCAAAAAAAATTGAAAATATACTTACTGAAAAAGAGACAAATAGAAGATTAATTAAACCAAAGCACTCTTTCAGTTTAATGAATTTCTTTTCTAAAATATTCAAATAG
- a CDS encoding HAD family phosphatase, translating into MNIRNIIFDFGGVLMDWNPRYFFRDYFNDDDKMEYFLTHIAQSEWNEEQDRGRSLMEGTNIQVQKFPDWERELRAYYDNWHVMLKSDIPQNVEVLRKLSKTNYHLYGLTNWSEETFPYALENYDFFQLFDGKIVVSGTEKLIKPDPKIWHLLLERYDIHAHESVFIDDNPKNIEMAESLGFHTIQVYPTTDLEKELIGLGLKF; encoded by the coding sequence ATGAACATCAGGAATATTATATTCGATTTCGGGGGCGTTTTAATGGATTGGAACCCAAGATATTTTTTCAGAGACTATTTCAATGACGATGATAAAATGGAATATTTCCTTACCCACATCGCACAGTCGGAATGGAATGAGGAACAGGACCGGGGAAGAAGCCTTATGGAAGGAACCAACATTCAGGTTCAGAAATTTCCGGATTGGGAAAGAGAGCTTAGAGCCTATTATGACAACTGGCACGTTATGCTGAAAAGTGATATCCCGCAGAATGTGGAGGTTTTAAGAAAACTCAGCAAAACCAATTATCATCTTTACGGACTCACCAACTGGTCTGAAGAAACATTTCCTTATGCTCTTGAAAATTATGATTTCTTTCAGCTTTTTGATGGAAAAATTGTGGTTTCAGGAACCGAAAAACTGATAAAACCGGATCCCAAAATATGGCATCTCCTACTGGAACGTTACGATATCCATGCTCATGAATCTGTTTTTATAGATGACAATCCAAAGAATATTGAAATGGCAGAATCTTTAGGTTTTCATACCATACAGGTATATCCTACAACAGATCTGGAAAAAGAACTGATCGGTTTGGGATTGAAATTCTAA
- a CDS encoding recombinase family protein produces MDKVSGVKSEKAQLNDLLNFVRKGDTLTVWRLDRIGRTTVGLIQFVTELNEKGIHFKSISENIDTSSASGKLIFQIFCVLAKHERNVLIERKNAGLQSARARGKNGGRPKGMTEKYKKIAPLVKSSYESKNVPIEEIMKAFNIGSKATFYKIVKS; encoded by the coding sequence ATTGACAAGGTTAGTGGTGTTAAATCAGAAAAGGCGCAACTTAACGATTTATTAAATTTCGTACGAAAAGGGGATACATTAACCGTGTGGAGATTAGACAGGATCGGGAGGACTACAGTTGGGCTAATTCAGTTTGTGACAGAACTGAACGAAAAAGGAATCCATTTTAAATCTATTTCGGAAAACATTGATACAAGTTCAGCAAGTGGAAAATTAATTTTCCAGATTTTCTGTGTTTTAGCTAAACACGAAAGAAATGTTTTGATTGAAAGAAAAAATGCTGGATTGCAGTCTGCGAGAGCAAGAGGTAAAAACGGAGGAAGACCAAAGGGTATGACTGAAAAATATAAAAAGATTGCTCCTTTAGTAAAGAGCTCTTATGAAAGTAAGAATGTTCCAATTGAGGAAATTATGAAAGCTTTTAATATTGGAAGTAAAGCAACTTTTTATAAAATAGTTAAAAGTTAG
- a CDS encoding Crp/Fnr family transcriptional regulator, protein MKDHELHQLTDLLFKSGKEEKYGPKSVIIEEGTVSRKFYYLKKGILRGWTHYDGKEVTFQFLFENHIFCCSESFFYHQPSSYTVETIEACSLLSVEKTDIDTLSEDITFVNLFNKYLISRVNDYQQLLISQIREKPEMRYKKLLEENPEIILRIPQHLIASYLGMTPVSLSRIRNR, encoded by the coding sequence ATGAAAGACCACGAATTACATCAGCTTACTGATCTTCTTTTCAAATCCGGGAAAGAAGAAAAATACGGACCCAAAAGTGTAATAATCGAAGAAGGAACGGTTTCGCGAAAGTTCTATTATTTAAAAAAAGGAATTCTGAGAGGCTGGACTCATTATGACGGTAAAGAAGTCACATTTCAATTCCTTTTTGAAAATCATATTTTTTGCTGTTCGGAGAGCTTCTTTTATCATCAGCCAAGCTCTTATACAGTGGAAACGATCGAAGCATGCAGCCTTTTATCAGTAGAAAAAACGGATATCGATACATTATCCGAAGACATTACCTTCGTGAATCTCTTTAATAAATATCTCATAAGCCGGGTAAATGATTACCAGCAGTTATTGATCTCTCAGATCCGGGAAAAGCCGGAAATGCGCTACAAAAAGCTTCTTGAAGAAAATCCGGAAATCATCCTCCGTATTCCTCAGCATTTGATCGCGTCTTACCTCGGTATGACGCCGGTCAGCTTAAGCAGGATCAGAAATCGATGA